A genomic stretch from Sphingomonas faeni includes:
- the glmM gene encoding phosphoglucosamine mutase: MARKYFGTDGIRGATNTSPMTAEMAMKVGMAAGAYFLRGDHRHRVVIGKDTRLSGYMLESALVAGFTSVGMDVVMVGPMPTPAVAMLTHSMRADIGVMISASHNAYADNGIKLFGPDGYKLSDEAEEAIEALIDGDIPLVPSSQIGRARRIDDAQGRYIHFAKSTFPENLRLDGMRIVIDCANGAAYKVAPAALWELGADIVAIGVTPNGTNINDGVGSTAPQALAEAVVANGADIGIALDGDADRLIVVDQTGTIVDGDQLMATIAASWARQGRLAGGGLVATVMSNLGLERHLAAQGLGLVRTKVGDRHVLEKMRASGYNVGGEQSGHIILTDYATTGDGLVAALQILAEVKRSGAPASEVLHRFEPLPQLLKNVRFAGGKPLDDDAVKAVIADAEAELAGTGRLVIRPSGTEPVIRVMAEGDDPGQVERVVDRICDAVRKAAA; the protein is encoded by the coding sequence ATGGCAAGGAAATATTTCGGCACCGATGGCATTCGTGGCGCCACCAATACCTCGCCGATGACGGCAGAGATGGCAATGAAGGTTGGCATGGCCGCCGGAGCATACTTCCTGCGTGGTGATCACCGCCACCGCGTGGTGATCGGCAAGGACACGCGGTTGTCGGGCTATATGCTGGAATCGGCGCTGGTTGCAGGCTTTACCAGCGTCGGCATGGATGTGGTGATGGTGGGGCCGATGCCGACACCCGCGGTCGCGATGCTGACCCATTCGATGCGCGCCGATATCGGTGTAATGATCTCTGCTAGCCATAATGCTTACGCGGACAACGGCATCAAGCTGTTCGGTCCCGACGGCTACAAGCTGTCGGACGAAGCGGAGGAAGCGATCGAGGCGCTGATCGACGGTGACATTCCGCTCGTGCCGTCGAGCCAGATCGGCCGCGCACGGCGCATCGATGACGCACAGGGCCGTTACATCCACTTCGCCAAGTCGACCTTCCCCGAGAACCTCCGCCTCGACGGCATGCGGATCGTCATCGATTGCGCGAACGGCGCCGCCTACAAGGTCGCACCCGCAGCCCTGTGGGAACTGGGTGCGGACATCGTCGCGATCGGCGTGACGCCCAACGGCACCAACATCAACGACGGCGTCGGCTCGACCGCCCCGCAGGCGCTCGCCGAGGCCGTAGTCGCGAACGGCGCCGACATCGGCATCGCGCTCGACGGCGATGCGGACCGTCTGATCGTGGTCGACCAGACCGGCACGATCGTCGACGGCGACCAGCTCATGGCGACGATCGCGGCAAGCTGGGCGCGGCAGGGCCGGCTTGCCGGCGGTGGGCTGGTTGCAACGGTCATGTCGAACCTCGGACTGGAGCGGCATCTCGCGGCACAGGGCCTGGGGCTGGTCCGGACCAAGGTCGGCGACCGTCATGTCCTCGAGAAGATGCGCGCGAGCGGCTATAATGTCGGCGGCGAACAGTCGGGCCACATCATCCTCACCGATTATGCCACCACCGGCGACGGCCTGGTCGCGGCGTTGCAGATCCTGGCCGAGGTCAAGCGCTCGGGCGCCCCTGCGAGCGAGGTGCTCCACCGCTTCGAACCGTTGCCGCAGCTCCTGAAGAACGTCCGGTTCGCCGGCGGCAAACCGCTCGACGACGATGCCGTAAAAGCAGTAATCGCCGATGCCGAAGCCGAACTTGCCGGCACGGGACGCCTCGTGATCCGCCCGTCCGGCACCGAACCCGTGATCCGCGTGATGGCCGAAGGCGACGACCCCGGCCAGGTCGAACGCGTCGTCGACCGGATCTGCGACGCCGTGCGAAAGGCCGCTGCCTGA
- a CDS encoding sigma-54-dependent transcriptional regulator, producing the protein MTRNGQRLLLLIDDEPAQRRLVAALAARGGWRAIFAADDETAIATLGTPDGMLLDAIVIDHWAPDEDATTLIATLRERRPALPILVITANGSVAHAVSAMRAGATDFLVKPLAPDRLLAALDAAVVGKSSGELRPLTEKIPALLAFDEIVGSSPDFRAALAIAAKAARARVAILLEGEIGVGKDVIAEAIHAASPRAKKPMISVNCGAIPANLIESEVFGHEKGAFTGAFERKIGRFHDADGGTLFLDEIGEMPLEAQAKLLQVLQTGEVLAIGARHPREVDVRVIAATNSRLLDEVEAGRFREDLYYRLNAVQVTIPPLRERTGDIPALARHLLSRIAEQPGLRPLGITDSALALLVRYDWPGNVRQLQNALFRAAVLCEDTALTEEDFPEIAALGTRERGPATSAIGGGGVTLFHPDGNLRALDEIEADVIRLAIGHYRGRMTEVARRLGIGRSTLYRKLGELGIDNAA; encoded by the coding sequence ATGACGCGCAATGGCCAGCGCCTATTATTGCTGATCGATGACGAGCCCGCGCAGCGGCGGCTGGTGGCTGCACTCGCCGCGCGAGGCGGCTGGCGCGCGATCTTCGCGGCGGACGACGAGACCGCGATCGCCACGCTCGGCACGCCGGACGGCATGCTGCTCGACGCGATCGTAATCGATCACTGGGCACCCGACGAGGATGCGACCACCCTGATCGCTACCTTGCGCGAACGGCGCCCGGCGCTGCCCATCCTGGTCATCACGGCGAACGGATCGGTCGCGCATGCGGTCAGTGCGATGCGCGCCGGCGCCACCGATTTCCTGGTAAAGCCGCTCGCGCCTGATCGCCTGCTAGCAGCGCTGGACGCGGCGGTGGTCGGCAAGTCGTCCGGCGAACTCCGCCCGCTGACCGAGAAGATCCCCGCGCTTCTCGCCTTCGACGAGATCGTCGGCTCTTCCCCCGACTTCCGCGCCGCACTGGCGATCGCTGCAAAGGCCGCGCGCGCGCGCGTCGCGATCCTGCTCGAAGGCGAGATCGGCGTCGGCAAGGACGTCATCGCCGAGGCGATCCATGCCGCCTCCCCGCGCGCGAAAAAACCGATGATCAGCGTCAATTGCGGCGCGATTCCCGCGAACCTGATCGAGTCGGAAGTCTTCGGCCATGAGAAGGGCGCGTTCACCGGCGCGTTCGAACGCAAGATCGGACGGTTTCACGATGCCGATGGCGGCACGCTGTTCCTCGACGAGATCGGAGAGATGCCGCTCGAGGCGCAGGCGAAGCTGCTGCAGGTCCTACAAACCGGCGAAGTCCTCGCGATCGGTGCTCGCCATCCGCGCGAAGTCGACGTCCGCGTGATCGCCGCCACCAATTCGCGGCTGCTGGACGAGGTCGAGGCGGGGCGGTTCCGCGAGGATTTATACTACCGCCTTAACGCGGTTCAGGTGACGATCCCGCCGTTGCGCGAACGCACCGGCGACATCCCTGCGCTCGCCCGCCACCTGCTCTCGCGGATCGCCGAGCAACCGGGACTGCGACCGTTAGGTATCACCGATTCCGCGCTCGCCCTGCTGGTCCGGTACGACTGGCCCGGCAACGTCCGCCAGTTGCAGAACGCGCTCTTTCGCGCCGCTGTGCTGTGCGAGGACACCGCGCTGACCGAAGAGGATTTCCCGGAGATCGCCGCGCTCGGCACACGCGAGCGCGGACCTGCGACGTCTGCAATTGGCGGCGGTGGCGTCACGCTGTTCCATCCCGACGGCAACCTTCGCGCGCTCGACGAAATCGAAGCCGATGTCATCCGCCTTGCGATCGGCCATTACCGTGGTCGCATGACCGAAGTCGCCCGCCGTCTCGGCATCGGCCGCTCGACGCTGTACCGCAAGCTCGGCGAACTCGGGATCGACAACGCGGCATGA
- a CDS encoding DUF1272 domain-containing protein, whose translation MLEMRPVCERCTTDLPADSPGAFICSFECTFCAECADALDERCPNCGGELLDRPTRLGEAPPQKPAGGRH comes from the coding sequence ATGCTCGAAATGCGCCCCGTGTGCGAACGCTGCACCACAGACCTCCCCGCGGACTCGCCGGGCGCGTTCATCTGCTCGTTCGAATGCACCTTCTGCGCGGAATGCGCCGACGCGCTCGACGAACGCTGCCCGAACTGCGGCGGCGAATTGCTGGACCGTCCGACCCGGCTGGGCGAAGCGCCGCCGCAGAAGCCGGCGGGCGGGCGGCACTAG
- a CDS encoding site-specific DNA-methyltransferase — protein MGLIDTIARPRAKKTVEPAVQAVLPLDQILRGDCIEHMKALPSNSIDMIFADPPYNLQLGGELYRPDGSHVDAVTDDWDKFDTFAAYDRFTRAWLKEARRILKDDGALWVIGSYHNIFRVGAAVQDLGYWILNDIVWRKTNPMPNFRGTRFTNAHETLIWASKGEKAKYHFNYRAMKTLNDELQMRSDWEFPTCGGAERLKKNGTKVHPTQKPEALLYRILLACTKPGDVVLDPFFGTGTTGAVAKRLGRSWIGIDREGDYIEAAQERIEAALPLDESALATMMSPRTQPKVAFGVLVENAYLAPGAVLTDSKRRWRATIRADGSLLSDCGTIGSIHKLGSTLQNAPACNGWSFWHYESDKGLKPIDDLRQTYLLATTV, from the coding sequence ATGGGTTTGATCGACACGATCGCACGGCCGCGTGCGAAGAAGACAGTGGAGCCGGCGGTTCAGGCCGTCCTTCCACTCGACCAGATCCTTCGCGGCGACTGCATCGAGCATATGAAGGCGCTCCCGTCGAACTCCATCGACATGATCTTCGCCGACCCGCCGTATAACCTCCAGCTCGGCGGCGAACTCTATCGCCCCGACGGCAGCCATGTCGACGCAGTCACCGACGACTGGGACAAGTTCGACACATTCGCCGCGTACGACCGCTTTACCCGCGCCTGGCTCAAGGAAGCGCGCCGCATCCTCAAGGACGACGGCGCGCTCTGGGTCATCGGCAGCTACCACAACATCTTCCGCGTCGGCGCGGCGGTGCAGGATCTCGGTTACTGGATCCTCAACGACATCGTCTGGCGCAAAACCAACCCGATGCCCAACTTCCGCGGCACCCGCTTCACCAACGCGCACGAGACGCTGATCTGGGCGTCGAAGGGGGAGAAGGCAAAGTACCACTTCAACTACCGCGCGATGAAGACGCTCAACGACGAGCTCCAGATGCGCAGCGACTGGGAATTCCCGACCTGCGGCGGCGCCGAGCGGTTGAAGAAGAACGGCACCAAGGTGCATCCTACGCAGAAGCCCGAGGCGCTGCTCTACCGCATCCTGCTGGCGTGCACGAAGCCCGGCGACGTGGTGCTCGACCCGTTCTTCGGCACCGGCACCACCGGCGCGGTGGCCAAGCGCCTCGGCCGCAGCTGGATCGGCATCGACCGCGAAGGCGATTACATCGAAGCCGCGCAGGAGCGGATCGAGGCGGCGCTCCCCCTGGACGAGTCCGCGCTGGCAACGATGATGAGCCCCCGTACCCAACCCAAGGTCGCGTTCGGCGTGCTCGTCGAGAACGCGTATCTCGCCCCCGGCGCGGTGCTGACCGACTCGAAGCGGCGGTGGCGCGCGACGATCCGCGCGGACGGCTCGCTGCTCAGCGACTGCGGCACGATCGGCTCGATTCATAAGCTCGGCTCGACTCTCCAGAACGCCCCGGCCTGCAATGGCTGGAGCTTCTGGCATTACGAGAGCGACAAGGGCCTGAAACCGATCGACGACCTCCGCCAGACGTACCTGCTGGCAACGACGGTCTGA
- a CDS encoding bestrophin family protein: MIVTATPRLSQILSEVWRPLLGLFVWDVVVTITYYVLPFHAPALPLTLFGTALALFLGFRDNSAYQRWWESRGLWGLMINASRSLARMARNMLPEPEGHDMKRTIVLRQIAYVNALRCQLRKQPAAPEVLRFLSKEEASFALDRTNIANGLLDGTGRRIDIARRNGWIDTIQQTQFEAILVDIANAQGGMERIKNTPLPNQYRFFPSLFTRLFCILLPIGLVETLGFATPIGSTIAGLMFLAVLQIGDDLVDPFADTIHDVPLNAMCRTVEIDLLQAIGDPAPEPLQPVHGVLW, translated from the coding sequence TTGATCGTCACCGCAACACCGCGCCTCAGCCAAATTTTGAGCGAGGTCTGGCGCCCGCTGCTGGGCCTGTTCGTCTGGGACGTGGTCGTCACGATCACCTATTATGTCCTGCCGTTCCATGCGCCGGCGCTGCCCCTCACGTTGTTCGGCACGGCCCTCGCGCTGTTCCTCGGCTTCCGCGACAATTCGGCGTATCAACGCTGGTGGGAAAGCCGTGGCCTCTGGGGGCTGATGATCAACGCATCGCGCAGCTTGGCGCGTATGGCCCGCAACATGCTGCCCGAGCCCGAGGGCCACGACATGAAGCGGACCATCGTTCTCCGCCAGATCGCCTATGTGAACGCGCTGCGGTGCCAGTTGCGCAAGCAACCGGCGGCACCCGAGGTGCTGCGCTTCTTGTCGAAGGAAGAGGCTTCGTTCGCGCTCGATCGTACCAACATCGCCAACGGCCTGCTCGACGGCACCGGCCGTCGGATCGATATCGCACGGCGCAACGGCTGGATCGACACCATCCAGCAGACCCAGTTCGAGGCGATTCTGGTCGATATCGCCAACGCACAGGGTGGCATGGAGCGAATCAAGAACACGCCGTTGCCCAATCAGTACCGGTTTTTCCCGAGCTTGTTCACGCGCCTGTTCTGCATTCTGTTGCCGATCGGCCTAGTCGAAACGCTGGGGTTCGCGACGCCGATCGGTTCGACGATCGCCGGCCTGATGTTCCTGGCGGTATTGCAGATCGGCGACGATCTGGTCGATCCGTTCGCGGACACGATCCACGACGTGCCGCTGAACGCGATGTGCCGGACCGTCGAGATCGACTTGCTGCAAGCAATCGGCGATCCTGCTCCCGAGCCGTTGCAACCGGTGCACGGCGTGCTGTGGTAG
- the folP gene encoding dihydropteroate synthase: MHLRPVQFVDTPIGHPDGSVARLAGGLQWFAAYEIIEGRARRTIPVAQVATLGDRAQHLHAAITAPRAALQLGERTLRFDQPIVAGILNVTPDSFSDGGEHVDDPAAAAAAGIEMAAAGATMIDVGGESTRPGAAAVWEGDEIARLVPVVERLAQAGAIISVDTRKAAVMEATLAAGAHIVNDVAALLWDDRALDVVAENGCPVVLMHSPDPKKGGHGDGGYTNVLTDVFDWLETRIAAVVASGVDRSRIMVDPGIGFGKALAENLALLNGLAIFHGLGCPIMLGASRKRLIGALSNEAPVDQRLAGSLALALKGAEAGVQILRVHDVGETVQALKIWRGLRDQSLVAG, translated from the coding sequence ATCCACCTCCGCCCCGTCCAGTTCGTCGACACCCCGATCGGCCACCCAGACGGCAGCGTCGCGCGTCTCGCTGGCGGCCTGCAATGGTTCGCCGCATACGAGATAATCGAAGGCCGCGCCCGCCGCACCATTCCCGTCGCCCAAGTCGCCACGCTAGGTGACCGTGCCCAGCACCTCCACGCCGCCATCACCGCGCCCCGTGCCGCACTTCAACTCGGCGAACGCACGCTCCGCTTCGACCAGCCGATCGTCGCCGGCATCCTCAACGTCACCCCCGACAGCTTCTCGGACGGCGGCGAGCATGTCGACGATCCCGCCGCAGCGGCCGCAGCCGGCATCGAGATGGCCGCCGCCGGCGCGACGATGATCGACGTCGGCGGCGAATCCACCCGCCCCGGCGCTGCCGCGGTATGGGAAGGCGACGAGATCGCCCGTCTCGTCCCCGTCGTCGAACGCCTTGCCCAAGCTGGCGCAATTATCTCGGTCGACACGCGCAAGGCCGCCGTTATGGAGGCGACGCTCGCCGCCGGCGCGCACATCGTCAACGACGTCGCCGCGCTCCTGTGGGACGACCGCGCGCTCGACGTCGTGGCGGAAAACGGCTGTCCCGTCGTCCTCATGCATTCGCCCGACCCCAAGAAAGGCGGCCACGGCGACGGCGGCTATACGAATGTGCTTACCGACGTGTTCGACTGGCTCGAAACCCGTATCGCCGCGGTTGTCGCCAGCGGCGTCGACCGGTCGCGAATCATGGTTGATCCCGGCATCGGCTTCGGCAAGGCGCTGGCCGAGAACCTCGCGCTGCTCAACGGCCTCGCAATCTTCCACGGGCTCGGCTGCCCGATCATGCTCGGGGCCAGCCGCAAACGCCTGATAGGCGCGCTTTCGAACGAGGCCCCGGTCGACCAGCGTCTCGCCGGTTCGCTTGCGCTGGCGCTCAAGGGCGCAGAGGCTGGCGTCCAGATCCTGCGCGTCCACGATGTCGGCGAGACGGTGCAGGCCTTGAAGATCTGGCGCGGCCTGCGCGATCAGTCGCTTGTAGCCGGCTGA
- the chrA gene encoding chromate efflux transporter, which translates to MSEQRILAGGRGNVGEVFVAFLKLGLTSFGGPIAHLGYFRESFVVRRRWIDEAGYADLVALCQFLPGPASSQVGFALGLMRAGPLGALAAWAAFTLPSAFLMLLFAYGASSFEGPIGSAAIHGFKLVAVAIVAQAVWGMGRTLTPDRSRAGLALAALAVVTLLNGAWGQVAAIGVGAMGGLLLCRAVALAPGGRVRFAVPRKVGVTCLAVFMLLLVGLPLLAEALGSQELTLFDAFYRSGALVFGGGHVVLPLLQAAVVEPGWTDDTTFLAGYGVAQALPGPLFTFAAYLGALVAPIPRGMIGAGVALVGIFLPGLLILVGALPFWETLRARPAAQAALHGVNAAVVGILGAALYNPVWVSAVVSPYDFAIVAASFILLTVWRAPPIVVIILVVLLAIPQSLQLTLAV; encoded by the coding sequence ATGAGCGAGCAAAGGATCCTTGCCGGCGGTCGTGGTAACGTGGGCGAAGTGTTCGTCGCGTTCCTCAAGCTCGGCCTCACCTCATTCGGAGGGCCAATCGCGCATCTCGGCTATTTCCGTGAATCGTTCGTGGTGCGGCGTCGCTGGATCGACGAAGCGGGCTACGCGGATCTGGTAGCGCTCTGCCAGTTTCTACCGGGCCCGGCCTCAAGCCAGGTCGGGTTCGCACTCGGACTGATGCGGGCGGGGCCACTTGGCGCGCTTGCAGCCTGGGCGGCATTCACGCTGCCCTCGGCGTTCCTGATGCTCCTGTTCGCCTATGGAGCGTCAAGCTTTGAAGGGCCGATTGGCTCAGCCGCTATTCACGGGTTCAAACTCGTAGCGGTTGCGATCGTCGCGCAAGCTGTCTGGGGCATGGGGCGCACGCTCACGCCCGATCGATCCCGTGCAGGGCTGGCGCTTGCCGCGCTCGCCGTGGTGACGTTGCTCAATGGAGCGTGGGGACAGGTTGCGGCGATTGGAGTCGGCGCGATGGGCGGTCTCTTGCTCTGCCGTGCCGTCGCACTCGCCCCGGGTGGGCGGGTGCGGTTTGCGGTGCCTCGTAAAGTCGGCGTAACATGTCTCGCCGTCTTCATGCTTCTACTCGTCGGGTTGCCGCTGCTCGCCGAGGCTCTGGGGTCGCAGGAATTAACGCTGTTCGACGCCTTCTATCGATCAGGCGCGCTGGTGTTCGGGGGCGGCCATGTCGTGTTGCCGCTGCTACAAGCCGCCGTAGTCGAACCCGGCTGGACCGACGATACAACGTTCCTCGCGGGCTATGGCGTAGCGCAGGCCTTGCCGGGGCCGTTGTTCACCTTCGCCGCCTATCTGGGCGCATTGGTCGCTCCCATTCCACGCGGGATGATCGGTGCCGGTGTGGCTCTCGTCGGGATTTTCCTTCCCGGCCTCCTGATCCTGGTGGGGGCGCTACCGTTTTGGGAAACGCTCCGTGCTCGCCCTGCGGCACAAGCCGCGCTACACGGCGTCAACGCCGCCGTCGTCGGTATCCTCGGCGCCGCACTCTACAACCCGGTGTGGGTCAGCGCAGTGGTCAGCCCTTATGACTTTGCCATCGTCGCTGCCAGCTTCATTTTACTAACGGTCTGGAGAGCGCCGCCAATCGTCGTGATTATACTCGTCGTGCTGCTCGCAATTCCCCAGTCGCTGCAATTGACTCTTGCCGTGTGA
- the thiD gene encoding bifunctional hydroxymethylpyrimidine kinase/phosphomethylpyrimidine kinase, with product MTARILIIAGSDSGGGAGIQADIKTVTMLGGHAMTAITAITAQNTLGVQAVHQIPTDMVLAQMDSVVSDIGVDAVKIGMIGSAETAHAVAAYLERLSPLPEREGPGVGRPMGERDTSPKPTHPQPLSSVEGRRLPIIFDPVMIATSGSVLADSDTIAAFTRLMRIATLVTPNLPELAALGGETAIRALCPAVLIKGGHAEGPSVTDRLVTDAGEMRWTNTRIETRHAHGTGCTLASGIATGLAQGMTLDDAIDRAIAFVRAALAAAPGIGQGHGPMGHGLDTIPFSHLLAAMDPDGWDAQAFAARWS from the coding sequence ATGACCGCCAGAATCCTCATAATAGCCGGCTCGGACTCGGGCGGCGGCGCGGGCATCCAGGCCGATATCAAGACCGTGACGATGCTCGGCGGCCACGCAATGACCGCCATCACGGCGATCACCGCACAGAACACGCTAGGCGTGCAGGCGGTCCACCAGATCCCGACCGACATGGTCCTCGCGCAGATGGACTCAGTCGTCTCGGACATCGGCGTAGACGCAGTAAAGATCGGCATGATCGGCTCGGCCGAAACCGCCCACGCCGTAGCCGCATATCTAGAACGTCTTTCCCCCCTCCCTGAAAGGGAGGGGCCGGGGGTGGGTCGGCCGATGGGCGAGCGCGACACCAGCCCCAAACCAACCCACCCCCAACCCCTCTCTTCCGTGGAGGGGCGCAGGCTCCCCATAATTTTCGACCCGGTGATGATCGCCACCAGCGGCTCGGTCCTCGCGGACAGCGACACGATAGCCGCCTTCACCCGCCTCATGCGGATCGCCACGCTCGTAACCCCCAACCTCCCCGAACTAGCAGCCCTCGGCGGCGAGACTGCCATCCGCGCACTATGCCCAGCCGTCCTCATAAAAGGCGGCCACGCCGAAGGCCCCTCCGTCACCGACCGTCTCGTCACCGACGCCGGCGAAATGCGGTGGACCAACACCCGCATTGAAACCCGCCACGCCCACGGCACGGGCTGTACCCTAGCCAGCGGGATCGCGACGGGGCTTGCCCAGGGCATGACGCTCGACGACGCAATAGATCGAGCCATCGCGTTCGTCCGCGCCGCACTTGCAGCCGCTCCAGGTATCGGCCAAGGGCACGGCCCGATGGGCCACGGGCTCGACACTATCCCCTTTTCCCACCTGCTTGCGGCAATGGACCCCGATGGCTGGGATGCGCAGGCTTTCGCCGCGCGATGGAGCTAA
- a CDS encoding DoxX family protein gives MFQRIIDSTASPWTILIRLAVGLVVFFPEGIQKLVFPDILGAGRFAKIGIPYPELMGPFIGGVELVCGVLIIVGLFTRLASIPLIVTMIVALIATKLPILLGHGFGPFSLPDFKRYGFWSAQHESRADLTMLLGCLYLLVVGSGRWSIDRLLDRNATDRTGTERI, from the coding sequence ATGTTCCAGCGCATCATCGATAGCACCGCCAGTCCATGGACCATCCTTATCCGGTTGGCGGTTGGGCTGGTCGTATTTTTCCCGGAGGGTATCCAGAAGCTGGTCTTTCCCGACATTCTGGGAGCCGGCCGTTTCGCAAAGATTGGCATTCCATACCCCGAGTTGATGGGACCGTTTATCGGCGGAGTGGAACTCGTCTGCGGTGTACTCATCATCGTCGGCTTGTTCACGCGGCTTGCGTCAATTCCGTTGATCGTGACCATGATCGTGGCGCTGATCGCGACCAAGCTTCCTATCCTGCTGGGGCACGGGTTCGGGCCATTCAGTCTCCCCGACTTCAAGCGTTACGGGTTTTGGAGCGCACAGCACGAGAGCCGAGCCGACCTCACCATGCTGCTCGGATGCCTGTATCTACTCGTTGTTGGAAGCGGGCGCTGGTCGATCGATAGGCTTCTCGACCGAAACGCCACCGATCGGACCGGAACCGAACGGATTTGA
- a CDS encoding ribonuclease HII translates to MPGMKHEKLCVGPVAGVDEAGRGPLAGPVVAAAVILPAKGVPRGIDDSKKLSASERERLCARLKGCAIVGIGIVQPEEIDTLNIYWATMKAMTLAVDALAIELGQAPGHVLVDGNRLPRWTYPATPLVGGDAKSLSIAAASIVAKHTRDLIMIAAADVHPEYNWHSNKGYGCAHHMKALRDHGPTPIHRRSFAPVAAAYLAREGLFAKETTS, encoded by the coding sequence ATGCCCGGCATGAAACACGAAAAGCTCTGCGTCGGCCCCGTCGCCGGCGTCGACGAAGCCGGCCGCGGCCCCCTCGCCGGACCGGTCGTAGCCGCCGCCGTGATCCTGCCCGCAAAAGGCGTCCCCCGCGGCATAGACGATTCGAAGAAGCTATCCGCTTCCGAACGCGAACGGCTCTGCGCGCGCCTGAAGGGCTGCGCGATCGTAGGCATCGGCATCGTCCAGCCGGAAGAGATCGACACGCTCAACATCTACTGGGCGACGATGAAGGCGATGACGCTCGCGGTCGACGCGCTGGCGATCGAACTCGGCCAGGCACCCGGTCACGTCCTCGTCGACGGCAACCGCTTGCCCCGCTGGACCTACCCCGCCACGCCCCTCGTCGGCGGCGATGCGAAATCACTGTCGATCGCCGCCGCATCGATCGTCGCCAAGCACACGCGCGACCTCATCATGATCGCCGCCGCCGACGTGCACCCCGAATATAACTGGCATTCGAACAAGGGCTATGGCTGCGCGCACCACATGAAAGCGCTTCGCGACCATGGCCCCACACCGATTCATCGCCGCAGTTTCGCCCCCGTCGCCGCCGCCTATCTCGCCCGTGAGGGACTTTTCGCAAAGGAAACGACGAGCTGA
- a CDS encoding aa3-type cytochrome c oxidase subunit IV, with the protein MAGNGDMKAHVATYSSVTGMMKWGSVGCALVVALVIWLIS; encoded by the coding sequence ATGGCCGGCAACGGAGACATGAAGGCGCACGTCGCGACCTATTCGAGCGTGACGGGGATGATGAAATGGGGCTCCGTCGGGTGCGCGCTGGTCGTCGCGCTCGTCATCTGGCTGATCTCGTAG